One window of Elaeis guineensis isolate ETL-2024a chromosome 11, EG11, whole genome shotgun sequence genomic DNA carries:
- the LOC105032483 gene encoding 4-coumarate--CoA ligase-like 4 — MVAPTLNSKPSTKVQTALPSPPHPTAEKREGNQQLPTMANRTDGLPVDPRSGFCPSNSIFYSKRKPIPLPSDPHLDVTTFLSSRRHSGTTALIDAASGRRVSFPTLWRSVAALASALSSRLSVRKGQVVLLLSPNSIHFPVVSLAVMSLGAVLTTTNPLNTPQEIAKQISDSDPILAFATRPLVGKLPRDRDFPIVLLEDRRIAGDDARIRYTIEELTAMEPDLRRRREPVSQDDTATLLYSSGTTGASKGVVATHRNLISMVQIILNRFKLEEGGGEPETFICTVPMFHVYGLAAFATGLLGSGSTVVILSKFEMGEMIRVIREYGATYLPLVPPILVAMLNQPKPLPLGRLRRVLSGGAPLGREVIEGFREKYPAVEILQGYGLTESTGIGASTDSAEESRRYGTAGLLSPNTEARIVDPDTGVSLPVNRTGELWIRGPYVMKGYFKNPQATSSTLDSEGWLRTGDICYVDEDGYLFVVDRLKELIKYKGYQVPPAELEALLLTHPEIADAAVIPFPDRAVGQYPMAYIVRKAGSRLSETGVMEFVAKQVAPYKRIRKVAFVSAIPKNPSGKILRKDLIKLATSKL; from the exons ATGGTGGCTCCAACTCTAAACTCCAAACCAAGCACCAAAGTCCAAACTGCTCTCCCctccccaccccaccccaccgCGGAGAAACGAGAGGGAAATCAACAGCTTCCGACGATGGCCAACCGAACGGACGGATTACCGGTGGACCCTCGCAGCGGTTTCTGCCCCTCCAACTCCATCTTCTACAGCAAACGCAAGCCCATCCCCCTCCCTTCCGACCCCCACCTCGATGTCACCACCTTCCTCTCCTCCCGCCGCCACTCCGGCACCACCGCGCTCATCGACGCCGCCTCCGGCCGCCGCGTCTCCTTCCCCACTCTCTGGCGCTCCGTCGCCGCCCTCGCCTCCGCCCTCTCCTCCCGCCTCTCCGTCCGCAAGGGCCAGGTCGTCCTCCTCCTCTCCCCCAACTCCATCCACTTCCCCGTCGTCTCCCTCGCCGTCATGTCCCTCGGCGCCGTCCTCACCACCACCAACCCCCTAAACACCCCACAAGAAATCGCCAAACAAATCTCCGACTCCGACCCGATCCTGGCTTTCGCCACCCGCCCCCTCGTCGGCAAACTCCCCCGCGACCGCGATTTCCCCATCGTCCTCCTCGAGGATCGCCGGATCGCCGGCGACGATGCCCGCATACGCTACACGATCGAGGAATtgacggcgatggagcccgatCTCAGGCGCCGGCGGGAGCCGGTGAGCCAGGACGACACGGCGACGCTTCTGTACTCCTCCGGGACCACCGGCGCCAGCAAGGGCGTGGTGGCGACCCACCGGAATCTGATCTCGATGGTCCAGATCATCCTCAACCGGTTCAAGCTGGAGGAGGGCGGCGGCGAGCCGGAGACGTTCATCTGCACCGTCCCGATGTTCCACGTCTACGGTCTGGCGGCGTTCGCGACGGGGCTGCTGGGATCGGGATCGACGGTGGTGATCTTGTCGAAATTCGAGATGGGGGAGATGATACGAGTGATCAGGGAGTACGGGGCGACGTATCTGCCGCTGGTGCCGCCGATCCTGGTGGCGATGTTGAACCAGCCGAAGCCGCTGCCGTTGGGGCGGCTCCGGCGGGTGCTGTCTGGCGGGGCGCCCCTGGGTAGGGAGGTGATCGAGGGGTTCCGGGAGAAGTATCCAGCGGTGGAGATATTGCAGGGGTATGGGCTGACGGAGAGCACGGGGATCGGGGCGTCAACGGACTCAGCGGAGGAAAGCCGGCGGTACGGTACGGCGGGGTTGCTGTCGCCCAATACGGAGGCCAGGATTGTGGATCCGGACACCGGTGTGTCCTTACCGGTCAACCGCACCGGGGAGCTCTGGATCCGGGGTCCTTACGTCATGAAAG GTTATTTCAAGAATCCACAGGCGACGAGCTCCACGTTAGACTCAGAGGGGTGGCTGAGGACCGGAGATATTTGCTACGTTGATGAGGACGGTTATCTCTTCGTGGTGGACCGACTCAAGGAGCTCATCAAATACAAGGGCTATCAG GTGCCCCCTGCAGAGTTGGAGGCACTATTGCTGACCCACCCTGAGATCGCTGACGCCGCCGTGATACC GTTTCCGGATAGGGCAGTCGGCCAATACCCAATGGCATACATTGTAAGGAAGGCTGGGAGCCGCTTGTCCGAGACTGGAGTGATGGAGTTCGTGGCAAAGCAG GTGGCTCCTTACAAGAGGATTCGCAAGGTGGCGTTTGTGTCAGCCATTCCCAAGAATCCATCCGGGAAGATATTAAGGAAGGATCTCATCAAGCTTGCCACTTCCAAGCTTTGA